The DNA segment AgttattcactttctttcttccgttccttcactgtctctctctctctctctctctctctctctctctctctctctctctctctctctctctctctctctctctctctctctctctctctctctcgtcgcttCAATAACTGCTTCTGTCTCATCTTTTCAATAATtcactgttattatttctctcatcccttcagtaactcctttttttccttttactcgtCTCTTCGCAGTCTTTTTCTCGTCGCTTCaataccttcctttctctcgtctctttaGTTAActcattctcatcctctctctctcttataactcTGCCTTTCTCGTCACCTTACTAACCGTCTTTCGTCTCGTCCCTTGCAGAGTGAGGTTAAATGTCTGCTTCACTACCTGGCCTCTGGAAACGGAAAGGCGATAGACGTGGAGGAAGTGTTGTGCAATGCTCTCACCAACGTCATTTGCATCCTGCTTATGTCCGTGAGATTCAAACCACACAACCCTCACTTTACTCGCTTCATGGAGCTTTACGACGAAGGTTTCAAGCTTTTTCTCAAGTGCAACATCGCCTGCTACATCCCAGCCTGCCGCTACATACCGTCCGTGAACCAGAACATCAAGAAACTCATGCAGAACAGAGAGGAGTCTTGTGATATGATTAAAAGCATCATCAACCATCGCAGAGAGACTTTTGACCCAGAAATGACGAGGGATATTCTGGATAGCTACCTTCTTGAGGAACACCGCGCCAAGGAGGAGGGGCGTGTGGTGTACGACGGCTTAGACTTTGGTGAGTGTTCGTGTGcttttgtttggtgtgtgtgtgtgtgtgtgtgtgtgtgtgtgtgtgtgtgtgtgtgtgtgtgtgtgtgttctgaagcAACCAAAACATACTTAAATAGCCATAACAAGCCCTGAAACAAAATGGCCCTAAAACGTACTTAAAATACTCTCAAAACACTATATCCCTAAAACACCCAAGACGCACCTAAACACacattaaaacactaaaaaaagcaaATGAACATCACCTTTAAACACAGCATCACTAACACATTTCTCTCTAATCAACAGACCGCCAGCTGACACAAGTAATGACGGATATGTTCAGCGCTGGGGAGGAGACAGTGAAGACTTGCCTGATGTggtcttttgtcttcctcctgcGTCACCCTGAGGTCATGAAGAGGGTGCAGGAGGAGCTGGACGCTGTGGTTGGAAGGTTACGTATGCCCTCATTAGAAGACCAACAGCATCTACCGTACACAGAAGCCACGATATGCGAGGTGCTGCGGCGGTCCAGTTTGGTGCCTCTAGGGACATTCCACGCCACCAGCAGGACCACCACTCTAGGGGGCTACACAATCCCTGAGAACACGACGGTCATTCCCCTGCTGTACGCCTGTCACATGGACTCCAAACAGTGGGACAACCCCGAGGGATTTGACCCAACGAGGTTCATTGATTCAGAGGGCGGTGTGAAGAAGCCGAAACAGTTCATGCCCTTCGGTATCGGAAGGAGGATATGTCTGGGTCAAGTCCTGGCGAGAAGTGagctatttctcttcttcacgTCCATCCTACACGTGTTTGATGTGGCGCTGCCCGAGGGTGAACCGCTGCCCAGCATGGAGGGGGACATGGCCACCACCTACTCGCCCAAGCCATTCAAGGTGAGACAATAAGAAAATTTTATCACTTTATTCTAATCAGCAAGGACAGAAATAGGGACAAAAAGGAACTCAGTTAATAATTAGGGGGACATGACCTCCAGATACTCGCCCGAGCCATTTAAGGTGAGGTCAGTGGAAAATCTCACCACTTTAGACTGTCTAACAGAAATAGGGATAAAAGAAACACGCTCAAACAATACTGAAGGAAATACGACCATTACAGCCAGTCAAGGGGAGACCATGAGAAAACTGCTTACCATTCCTTATTGCTTACCACTTAACATTGTACACTAACGATAAAaaattgggaaaaaaaggatCAGACTGAATATTTAGCAGATGATCACCATTCTCATATCCAGCCCATTCAAACCGAGACCAGTGGGAAACTACCATAACTACCCTTCATATTTTGAATAAGGAAcataggaggggaaaaaaaaaaaaaaaggtccacttcACTCAAAGCTGGGAGTGAAATAACCGCCAAATACGCGTTTAAACCATTCAAGACTGCATGACTGAAAGCTTTGTCAATTTGTATACTAAGGGTTctgagtaagaggaagaataagttGACAAAAGACCCCTTGAAAATACGCAGCAAAATTTTAGAGTGGGGGTGAAAAAAGTGTAGTAGTTTTAACTGATATAATTTACCTGAGAATGGGTTGAATTAGGAAAAATTTATCTAATATTTAAGGATCTGgtacttgttctctctctctctctctctctctctctctaacaccatctaacactctctctctttctctccttcaggtTAGTTTCATTCAGAGGGACCCTGCAGAGAACGTTACTCCGCGCCCTTACGTATTCCGAGGGGCTGGTCTGTGAACTTCTACGCCCTTGCCACGCCCCAGCCACGCCCCTGTCACGCCCCTGCCACGCCCCTGCCATGCCCCTGTCATACCCCTGTCACGCCCCTGTCACGATCCGGCAAAGACCCAACAATTCACGGAAGCaggggtgaagggtgaaggggtgaaggggtgaaggggtgaaggggtgaaggggtgaagggatgaagggtGTTTCCGTCCACTGTTCGTATTTAAGTGGAGTTACGAATTGAACCAAAGAGTCTGTTTACAATCCAATGTCGACATATTGATGCGGTGAGTTCTGTGATACTTTAGGTGTAAATataatgttatgttatgttatgttatgttatgtacTACTAGTTGctgctgcctcccttcctcttgtgtgtgtgtgtgtgtgtgtgtgtgtgtgtgtgtgtgtgtgttcagcttGTTTAGATGTGTTTTAATCagtcattcatttcttttcgtctctctctctctctgtctctcatcatAATCATGTTGCTGACACgttcaaagcacacacacacacacacacacacacacacacacacacacacacacacacattttcagacCAAGCCCCCAACGTGTACCTTACaagatcaaacacacacacctgaggaacACCCCACATCTCCCCACACCTGTCCATACTTGCGTCACATCTCCACACCTGCGGCTGTCACGGTATCCCCCCCCCATCCCCCGTCACGTCTCGTCCGCACACCatgtagatagatatattaatgcattcctccccctctttgcTCACAatatattccttctctcctaatTTGTCCGTGTCGTGTCCGGATGTTGGTTTAGTCCGGATGCTCCACGTCCGGTtaattctctctatctctctttttttttttttaacagaatTTCCGATAACAAAATGCTAATATACAGCGTTACCTGCGTTTATTTCAAGTAATTCCAAGTAATTCCAGGTAATTTCTATCCGCATTTATGAAGTAGATGTTTATTCAAGGAAGATTTTAtttaacttgtatttttttatttatttatttatttctttgtctgtatcctgaagcgctttgctctctcaccacaactgttttcaaaggcaacagagaCGAGAAACCGCTGtgtcaagagtgcttctcccgCTGACATTggaaaaatcttgttaatctgtccctaGAACCGTTAAagctcccttgaaaacccgctgACATTggaaaaatcttgttaatctgtccctaGAACCGTTAAagctcccttgaaaacccgtgtcacttcaactaaagagTCCGGTTAGTGAATGTCCGGATACTGGAGGGATAACTGCTGCATCACCCTGTCTTTTAAACATGTTAGTCTGAATTTGTATATGAATCTTTTTATATCTgcactttactctctctctctctctctctctctctctctctctctctctctctctctctctctctctctctctaaacatctGAATCCGTAGTTATATATGAATCTcgatttttccccttccctcttgtttaaaatatatgaatctctatatatctatcccctccccccatcctctctccctctctctctctctttcatcaacaCCAGGTAGTCTTTAGTACACCTGTCCCGTGCTCAATATACTGCTCAAGTGGCCATAAGTCAGGCACGTTAACAAGGCTGTCTGACTGAACTGCGCTAATTATAGAGGAatgataaagaatgaaagagaaaatggaatgtaCATTTCTTTGAGGGAATGTAattgtttttaatgtgtgtgtgtgtgtgtgtgtgtgtgtgtgtgtgtgaggaggcgCAGTGTGGAATTATTATGTTAAGTAGATAATAACTCCAATACATTATAAATATAAGTGCCAAGTCTCTTATAGTGGAGACAAGATTAAAAGAAactaggagaaagaaaacagtgtATCTATTCTACAGTCCTGCATCATTCACACCTGGTTATCCCTGCCGCCTCACCTGCTCAAGGGCTCCTTATGCTAATTATGAGGAGAATTGGGTATTGCAAGGCTGAGGTTAAGTCGAAAGCCAAAAGGTGAACGACAGTAAACAAGGCAAACGAGAACTGATACAAatttaatgaagagaaaatatccCTGGTCATTGTGGAGTCAAGACGGGATACGAGGACTGGCAGAAGACTGGTTTTTGCTTCCTGAGTGATTtagaagacaggaggagaggagagacgaagggaagaaaggataagaCTATACAAGGGAGAGTTTTGCATGAGTTGGTTAAATAAGAAAGACTGGTTTGGTTCCTGAGTGATTTTAAGAGACAAAATGAGACAAGAAGAGACGAAGGCAGAAAAAGGCAAGATTATGAAAGGGATAGTTAAGCAAGAGTTGGTTAAATAAGGTTAGGAAGGGCAAACCTGAAGTGAATTGGACATTAGAAGAATATTGATGTTTACGACTCGAAGGGAAGACTGTTAAAAGAGATTATGAAAGAGTTAAGCAAGAGTTGATTGTAAAAATACTTATAGCAAATTGGACAGTAGAAGGAATACAATTAATTATCACTTAAAGAACATTGTCTTGTATGTGGAACTGAACGAACTGAAAACTATTAAAGGATATAattaaggagagggaaagttaaACAAGAGATAATTGAATAAGGACAGGAACGataaaacttgagatgaattaGACAGTAGCAGGAATatataaacaattaaaagaataattttAACCAGTATCTTGAGACTGAACGAATGAGAAGATTATTAAAGGAGACTAtgaaagggaaagtgaaggtGATGGTAACGAATAATTAATAACGACtagctaagaaaataaaaaaaaagacaaggaataaATTTAAGAGAATAGGTACCAAAAGAACGAAGGTAAACATGACATGACTCAGAAATCAGGAATCTGTCTCATCTGCTAAAATGATTTGTTGACGAGTGAAGCGGTGGAGGAATCGAGTCTTTGTGAGTGAATCCTTGAAGCTTTTGAACCCTGAAGaatgaaacctaacctaacgtaacctaacctgacctaacgtaacgcaacctaacctaacctaacctaacgtaacgcaacctaacctaacctaacctaacctaacctaacctaacttaacctaacctaacctgacctaacgtaacgcaacctaacctaacctaacctaacctaacctaacctaacctgacctaacgtaacacaacctaacctaacctaacctaacctaacctaacctaacctaacgtaacctaacttaacctaacctaacctaacctaacctaacctaacctaacctaacctaacctaacgtaacctaacgtaacgcaacctaacctaacttaatctaacctaacctaacctaacctaacctaacctaatctaacttaatctaacttaactgtacctaacctaacctaacttgatgtaacttaatctaacctaactaaaaaaaaaactaatataacctaacttagagagagagagagagagagagagagagagagagagagagagagagagagagagagagagagagagagagagagagagagagagagagagaaacctccttctctttcccttctctctcttcctctctcatatcttcaccctcctcccccctttttcATATCCcaaccctcccttcttccctccctcccttactctcccttactctcactcacttactctCTGCCCTCCCCTACCCCCCCGCCCATCTTGGCACCATATGGGTCACGCTGTTCCTccgccaaacaaacaaacaaacaaaaaacaaaaagtcagtcatttaatctctctctctctctctctctctctctctctctctctctctctctctctctctctctctctgatttaatTAAGGGAACAATCTATTCAATTAATTcactttctatatttttttctctcataattgTGTTTctatatttagtgtgtgtgtgtgtgtgtgtgtgtgtgtgtgtgtgtgtgtgtgtgtgtgtgtgtgtgtgtgtgtgtgtgtgtgtgtgtgtgtgtgtgtgtgtgtgtgtgtgtgtgtgttctgactATCTGTGCACATCAGAAGACAATGATTCTTCTgtttcattgtttgtttgtagtacgactctctctctctctctctctctctctctctctctctctctctctctctctctctctctctctctctctctctctctctttttgttctccaatctctctcctttatttattaagaaacatagcattagagagagagagagagagagagagagagagagagagagagagagagagagagagagagagagagagagagagagagagagagagagagaaatttcgcTAGCCTTGAGAAACAAATACTAAAAGGGCTGAATAATtgaagtttgtgtgtttgtgtgtgtgtgtgtgtgtgtgtgtgtgtgtgtgtgcgcgtgttgcTGAGtgaattagtctctctctctccctctctctctctctctctctctctctctctctctctctctctgctgtgtgtgtgtgtgtgtgtgtgtgtgtgtgtgtgtgtgtgtgtgtgtgtgtgtgtgtgtgtgtgtgtgtgtgtttcctgtcctTAGCTTTCAAAcatatatgtgaaaaaaagagagagagagaaaaaaaaatagaaagttaaACTAATGAGAAatatgttatttattattaacgTGACTGACAGtttcaaaatgtaaacaaaccatggatctgtccttgtgtgtgtgtgtgtgtgtgtgtgtgtgtgtgtgtgtgtgtgtgtgtgtgtgtgtgtgtgtgtgtgtgtgtgtgtgtgtgtgtgtgtgtgtcctctcagCACTCATAATACCAACTTTCACtggtgttgtatgtgtgtatgattGTCAACTTACTcaccttgtctgtctgtgtgtgtgtgtgtgtgtgtgtgtgtgtgtgtgtgtgtgtgtgtgtgtgtgtgtgtgtgtgtgtgtgtgtgtgtgtgttttcacgaATTTCTGCTGATTTGCAAcatccaacctctctctctctctctctctctctctctctctctctctctctctctctctctctctctctctctctctctgggatagaaggaagaagaggaggaggagttggaagaaaaggaggaggaggaggaggagggaagagaggcggAGTCTAGACaaataaggagggaggaagacgaggaatatgaatggaagaaggggagagggagggagagagagagaaaataaataaaacgggaataaacgaaaaatagataaaggacaggagaagaatgaaacaagcgatggataaaacacacacacacacacacacacacacacacacaaacatacacacacacacacagatatcaTTGGTACACAAATATACGccgttgtagtagcagtagtaatagtagtaacagtagtagtagtagtagtagtaatagtagtagtagtagtagtagtagtattttcacTGTCAATCAAAACTTCgtaataaaatctctctctctctctctctctctctctcttgagcatTCACCACATCACACCTCCTTacgtcacaacacacacacacacacacacatcaccaccaccaccaccactactaccacagtGACCTTGAGCCAGacagaagtggtgatggtggttgtggcagAGTGACCAACTTACCCCCTTCCCCCTGCGGGTCACGAGCAGCCCGGACTTGACCCAGTGACCTCGAGGAAGCTACaattgacctgtgtgtgtgtgtgtgtgtgtgtttgtgtgtgtgtgtgtgtgtgtgtttcattacttATCGTTTAATGTTAgtataaatatttacataaaacacacacacacacacacacacacacactattccccACATTCtcctacagacagacagacagacagacagacagacagggcgCTCTTCATTATGATGATATTGGGAAGATcggaagaacaagatgaaggagaaggagaagaagaagaagaagaagaagaagaagaagaagaagaagaagaagaagaaacaaaaagatgaaaaaaaaaatacatagaaaataaataaaagttaatttcatgtttatttttgtttatcttttccttttctcttccttctgttcccaATTTAAACATGAGTGGGTAAAGAGGTGCTTGAAGTTGagataaagataagaagaggaggaggaggaggaggaggaggaggaagagaaggaggaagaggaggagttgttattgttgatgttgttgtcgttgttgttgtagttgtagtattaatagaagaacaacaagaacaagaagaagaagaaaaagaagaagaagaagaagaagaagaagaaaaaaaaagatgaagatgaagaagaaggagaatgaagtacaataataatgaaggacAAAGCAACAGGAAGttaatttcatctctctctctctctctctctctctctctctctctctctctttaaagtaGCTGGTAATGACCttaagaaacgaaggaaaacagataacaagggaggaaagagagagagagagagagagagagagagagagagagagagagagagagagagagagagagagagagagagagaggtagttttATCCTTGGCGTTAGATAGTGAAAGTTTTCGCCTAAGAAGCAGtatccccccctcctctctctctctctctctctctctctctctctctctctctctctctgaatcccATTAAACACAATGTAATACTATTTGGAACATTTTTAATCCCATTCCAATCCTTCTCGGAGTCTTCaatgtgcaggaggaggaggaggaggaggaggaggaggaggaggaggaggaggaggaggaggaggagggatcccACAAGGCGCTAGTGTGTCAGTTTAGTTCCCAAGGTAACAGAAGATGAGATGCAGGATGTATTGGACACAATTATTACACGGGGGactaaatatctctctctctctctctctctctctctctctctctctctctctctctctctctctctctctctctctacctgtgttGTCGTTACGAGTGATGTGTTTTAATTCTCTCTTGCTTGAGTTCGTAAGGATGAGTCAATTCTGAAATGCACCGAaggagtttttcttttctgggtTAGTGTGTCAGGGTGGCTTCTAAATTCTATGCTgtcctcttcattattattgtttgttactgtttttatttttatctgtttatttactcttttgGTTTCTAGGTCAAAATAGTTCAttgctaagttaggttaggtttctcCGCGTGTGTTGACGTTATATCCGGATGTTTCTTCACTCTATAACGCAAGTATCTATTGATTTAATACTGTGTTCTGTTACCAAGTCTGTCACAGCAATTTGAGGACACGCTGCATCGTAACAGTGcccggtgacacacacacacacacacacacacacacacacactacattacTTCTGCTATCAATTCACCTCCGTTCCTCGTACAACAATACACATTAACTCTTTCATTGTTATTTGCCTCGTGTTTATTTAATCCCTCGCCACTTTAAGACATTGTACAGCCAACTCAAGACATTACACTAGCTAGAAACTGCATAATCTGTACTTTTATTCCCttcgtttgttttatttatcttttttctggTAGATGCCAATAAATATTTGACACTTTCCTTTGAGTATTGTGAATTGTATACCGTAATCAAAGGGTTAAAACGTATACCAGTAAGAACACTGACTAATAAAGGTATATGAATGGAATGTACTCAGCAATTAGgtcagtgctgagtcattagggagctataagacattagacaaatttatggatgggggtgaTCAGTGGCAATGAGTACTCAGGTTTTTATACATGAATTGCTGTTGTGTACGATTAtcaatattgttattactgtaatGTCACACAGAATACAGGAAGTTACTAAATGGCATCTGCGTAGTTAGCGACCTATCAGATAAAGGATCAGAGTTACGGATTCTAGTCCTTACGATGCTCATTTGTTCCTCCGCTGCTCTGTAATAAAGACACATGTAACCGGATTCTATTTTTGTCATCATCTTCTCCACGCAGCGAAGATAGAATGTAGGGCACCAGGAGTTGACGCCATGCTGTGTACATTGTGTGTGTCCGCAGGTAAGCCGTTACTGTGTTAAAATGCAACTTCCACGTGTACTTCTCGTTTTCTCCCGTGGCGTTTTGGTTGGTATTAAAAGTGTCCTTCAGTCAGAATAGGTGAATAGGTGAACACTTGTTATCTACTGAGTTATTAGTGTTAACAATGAAATGTACACTGATAAGATGGAGTAGAAAAGATGATAACGTTATTTGTAGtacgcatttctctctctctctctctctctctctctctctctctctctctctctctctctctctcattttaaaaCTTTAACAATTATAAGAATagaaactacaacaacaataataataataataataataataataataataataataataataataataataatagtaataataataataatgagtaaagatttaaaaaagatgaatacttaaaagaaaaataatcaaataaatgcgaaaggaaaaaaaatgacagcttGGCAACACAACtttagaagaaaagatgaaaaggaagaaaaataaagtttgaaacgaaataaataaaagaaaagaataaacaatgATAAGAAATTTTAATcaatgatgtgagagagagagagagagagagagagagagagagagagagagagagagagagagagagagagagagagagagagagaggtaactttACTCATTGTGGTTTTATACTAAGTGcgtgcgctcacacacacacacacacacacgcacatacacacattccgctagtacatctctctctctctctctctctctctctctctctctctctctctctctctctctctctctctctctcgatgaccgCATTTAAAAGAtaactgtatgtatgtacgtatgtatgaatgaatgaatgtgtgtgtgtgtgtgtgtgtgtgtgtgtgtgtgtgtgtgtgtgtgtgtgtgtgtgtgtgtgtgtgtgtgtgtgtgtgtgtgtgtgtgtgtctttaccgCACAGTTAAatcatgaaggaagaagaagaagaagaagaagaagaagaagaagaagaagaagaagaagataatgatgatgatgatgatgatgatgatgaaaaacaacaataacaacaacaacaacaacaacaacaacaagatgaacacgaagaaaataatgataaatatggtgagtagaaagaaaagaaagattaggatgataacgtgtgtgtgtgtgtgtgtgtgtgtgtgtgtgtgtgtgtgtatgtgcgtatcATGGTGACTAGGGCACTTGTATATGTAGGACGAGACGTGATCCGCACGGCGTGTCCTTCCTTTTTgtgagagtggggagagggagagggagagggagaggggggagagacaTGAGTATAAGGTGATTTTGGgtcatcttgtgtgtgtgtgtgtgtgtgtgtgtgtgtgtgtgt comes from the Scylla paramamosain isolate STU-SP2022 chromosome 45, ASM3559412v1, whole genome shotgun sequence genome and includes:
- the LOC135094447 gene encoding cytochrome P450 18a1-like; this translates as MAVMHTLRWAGEALHQHLSLALVFFIVILATRYFFRQRHHKLPPGPWGFPVVGYLPFFDNDIFKTLLNLKGRFGSIYRVSFGTQSVVVLADPEVIREAFKKEEFHHRPKGTLFDIFEGYGLLNTTGVLWKDQRRFLHEKLRGLGMKTTGTGREKLEARIMSEVKCLLHYLASGNGKAIDVEEVLCNALTNVICILLMSVRFKPHNPHFTRFMELYDEGFKLFLKCNIACYIPACRYIPSVNQNIKKLMQNREESCDMIKSIINHRRETFDPEMTRDILDSYLLEEHRAKEEGRVVYDGLDFDRQLTQVMTDMFSAGEETVKTCLMWSFVFLLRHPEVMKRVQEELDAVVGRLRMPSLEDQQHLPYTEATICEVLRRSSLVPLGTFHATSRTTTLGGYTIPENTTVIPLLYACHMDSKQWDNPEGFDPTRFIDSEGGVKKPKQFMPFGIGRRICLGQVLARSELFLFFTSILHVFDVALPEGEPLPSMEGDMATTYSPKPFKVSFIQRDPAENVTPRPYVFRGAGL